A genome region from Thermococcus gorgonarius includes the following:
- the gor gene encoding glyceraldehyde-3-phosphate:ferredoxin oxidoreductase, with the protein MRFTVLHLKLDEKKVESENFEKDGVYGIIDYGLELHEKLETHSIDPYDPKNVVVMGMGPFSGSILPGAHRLMFFFRSPLYGTLFPSAMGGAAYAFKNVGVDFVTFEGKAEKPVVVILYNDGENVRVELHEIELERLIEIWKGYKGEEGVYALTQYLIDTFGERFDFEYRIAVVGPAALNSNYGAIFSQTLRKGKRVEGSEDWAARGGSGSVLLRAHNVVGIIFGGKPRKRAFPGEDISSFRTAKEIVEGIHKKPYNDIIAEKTVKYKYNPKLKTGGTFGGNYPAEGDFVPILNWQMPYIPKEERIKIHEAIMKYYWEPFNKEAIETKNWTNCGEPCPVVCKKYANGHHIEYEPREANGPLSGVITLRASDISVPAVDAMGFDAIEFGGTTAWVLELVHRGLLKPEEVGLSDKPDFTKDALLERPVEASEKNAKLVAELAHRVAFAENEIAKILGLGKRKASVILDEKFKDRLKYGESFKDYAVFTPLGEDGEMTPTMYWAIGNYIPLPVQGRYWTFYQFGVFLEPEELAQKIIASALWEFWYDNIGWCRFHRGWMKPVLKALFMDAYGENVDMEEHARKQIKRLIEFAKKAGYTPVFWDSMRVIDLVARGSEEFGNERWAERFKIDKVGTAKEYLEKVLDAYSRELGVEWRL; encoded by the coding sequence ATGAGGTTCACGGTGCTTCATTTGAAGCTGGACGAGAAAAAGGTAGAGAGTGAGAATTTCGAGAAGGATGGAGTTTACGGTATCATAGACTACGGCCTTGAGCTCCACGAGAAGCTCGAAACTCACAGCATAGACCCCTATGACCCGAAGAACGTCGTCGTAATGGGCATGGGACCCTTCTCGGGCTCAATCTTACCCGGAGCCCACAGGCTCATGTTCTTCTTCCGCTCACCACTCTACGGAACGCTCTTCCCATCGGCTATGGGTGGAGCCGCTTACGCCTTCAAGAACGTCGGTGTTGATTTCGTTACCTTCGAAGGCAAAGCTGAGAAGCCAGTTGTCGTTATCCTCTACAACGACGGCGAGAACGTGAGGGTCGAGCTACACGAGATAGAACTTGAGAGGCTCATCGAGATATGGAAGGGTTATAAGGGCGAAGAAGGTGTCTATGCACTCACCCAGTACCTCATAGATACCTTCGGTGAGCGCTTCGACTTCGAGTACAGGATAGCGGTCGTCGGGCCTGCCGCACTCAACAGCAATTATGGCGCCATATTCTCCCAGACCCTCAGGAAGGGCAAGCGCGTTGAGGGAAGCGAGGACTGGGCCGCTAGAGGAGGCTCTGGCTCCGTTCTCTTGCGTGCCCACAACGTCGTCGGAATAATCTTCGGCGGAAAGCCTAGGAAGAGGGCCTTCCCGGGAGAGGACATCTCATCGTTCAGAACGGCGAAGGAGATAGTTGAGGGCATCCACAAGAAGCCCTACAACGACATCATAGCGGAGAAGACCGTCAAGTACAAGTACAACCCTAAGCTGAAAACGGGCGGAACCTTTGGAGGGAACTACCCAGCTGAGGGCGACTTCGTTCCCATCCTGAACTGGCAGATGCCTTACATACCCAAAGAGGAGCGCATAAAAATCCACGAGGCCATAATGAAGTACTACTGGGAGCCCTTTAACAAAGAGGCCATAGAGACCAAGAACTGGACGAACTGCGGCGAACCGTGTCCCGTTGTGTGTAAGAAGTACGCCAACGGGCACCACATTGAGTACGAGCCGAGGGAAGCCAACGGCCCGCTCAGCGGCGTTATAACCCTCCGCGCGAGCGACATAAGCGTTCCGGCAGTAGATGCGATGGGTTTTGACGCGATAGAGTTCGGTGGAACCACCGCCTGGGTTCTCGAGCTGGTTCACCGCGGACTGCTCAAGCCAGAGGAAGTCGGCCTAAGCGATAAGCCCGACTTCACGAAGGATGCCTTACTTGAGAGACCCGTCGAGGCGAGCGAGAAGAACGCTAAACTGGTCGCTGAGCTAGCCCACCGCGTTGCCTTCGCAGAAAACGAGATAGCCAAGATACTCGGTCTCGGAAAGAGGAAAGCCAGTGTAATCCTCGACGAGAAATTCAAGGACAGGCTCAAGTATGGGGAGAGCTTCAAGGACTATGCAGTCTTTACACCGCTCGGTGAGGACGGTGAGATGACTCCAACGATGTACTGGGCCATCGGAAACTACATTCCGCTTCCGGTACAGGGAAGATACTGGACGTTCTACCAGTTCGGCGTCTTCCTTGAGCCGGAGGAGCTTGCCCAGAAGATCATAGCGAGCGCCCTCTGGGAGTTCTGGTACGACAACATCGGCTGGTGCCGCTTCCACCGCGGCTGGATGAAGCCCGTCCTTAAGGCGCTCTTCATGGACGCCTATGGGGAGAACGTAGACATGGAGGAGCATGCGAGGAAGCAGATAAAGAGGCTCATAGAGTTTGCCAAAAAGGCAGGCTACACCCCGGTCTTCTGGGACAGCATGCGCGTCATAGACCTCGTCGCCAGGGGAAGCGAGGAGTTCGGAAACGAGCGCTGGGCTGAGCGCTTTAAGATAGACAAGGTCGGCACCGCCAAGGAATACCTCGAAAAGGTTCTCGACGCCTACAGCAGGGAGCTTGGGGTTGAGTGGAGGCTCTGA
- a CDS encoding DNA methyltransferase, whose amino-acid sequence MREVPFEEYLEFIKKHDHVIIEDQRIEIGRPIPIKTFQPQNFKLETTTVWSFPERGKWATHHANARYRGNWAPQVPRNLILQYTKPGDIVLDAFLGSGTTLIECKLLGRHGIGVDINYEALMVAWDRLNFEYDPRKDSQPTLSPYLGLKESIEWVEPQIRLYHGDARNLDKIEDESIDLIATHPPYANIIGYTKGARSLVEGDLSNVRSIDEFVSEMKKVAEEFYRVLKPGKYAAILMGDTRRHRHYVPIAFRVMKVFLEAGFILKEDIIKVQHHMRGTEPWKTWKRDFYLIAHEHLFVFRKPGEKEEIKKFQESMMV is encoded by the coding sequence ATGAGAGAAGTTCCGTTCGAGGAATATTTAGAATTCATTAAAAAACACGATCACGTTATTATAGAGGATCAAAGAATAGAGATTGGAAGACCCATCCCAATCAAAACGTTTCAGCCTCAAAACTTCAAGCTTGAGACAACGACAGTATGGAGCTTCCCTGAACGTGGAAAATGGGCAACTCATCATGCAAATGCGAGATACAGAGGAAATTGGGCCCCGCAAGTTCCACGAAATCTAATATTGCAGTACACAAAGCCGGGAGATATTGTTCTAGATGCGTTCTTGGGAAGCGGAACGACGCTGATAGAGTGCAAACTCCTAGGGCGACACGGGATTGGTGTTGACATAAATTATGAGGCTTTAATGGTTGCATGGGATCGCTTGAATTTTGAGTATGATCCCCGCAAGGATTCACAGCCTACGTTAAGCCCCTACCTCGGACTAAAAGAGAGCATTGAGTGGGTGGAACCTCAAATTCGTCTCTATCACGGTGATGCAAGAAACTTAGACAAAATTGAAGACGAAAGCATAGACCTAATAGCTACCCACCCCCCTTATGCTAATATCATCGGATACACAAAAGGAGCACGTTCTCTTGTGGAGGGTGATCTCTCCAACGTTAGATCAATAGATGAGTTTGTTTCAGAAATGAAAAAAGTTGCTGAAGAGTTCTATAGGGTACTAAAACCCGGAAAATACGCGGCTATTTTAATGGGAGACACTAGACGTCACCGACATTACGTTCCTATAGCCTTCAGAGTCATGAAAGTGTTTTTGGAAGCTGGATTTATATTAAAGGAGGATATTATCAAGGTTCAGCATCATATGAGGGGTACAGAACCATGGAAAACATGGAAGAGGGACTTTTATCTGATTGCACATGAACATTTGTTCGTGTTTAGAAAACCGGGAGAAAAAGAGGAAATCAAAAAATTCCAAGAAAGTATGATGGTTTAA
- a CDS encoding plasmid mobilization protein, with the protein MFEQVISRLLEIRAPTTRKLKIPLAGIKAFEVVSNYNGILDETVAVELAVNEFARHSEGDPQAVSDFKKILVREFSGVTNAKLLKKKAKALKEIWEIEARTLAAKNKRNKWLSIRVTEEEYESISKQAQEEGLDISNYIRKRLGLEYRS; encoded by the coding sequence ATGTTCGAACAAGTTATAAGTAGACTCCTGGAAATACGCGCCCCCACCACCCGTAAACTTAAAATCCCTCTCGCAGGAATTAAGGCTTTTGAAGTGGTTTCAAACTATAATGGGATTTTGGATGAGACCGTTGCTGTTGAACTGGCTGTAAATGAGTTTGCCAGACACTCCGAAGGGGATCCTCAAGCGGTCTCTGATTTTAAGAAAATTCTTGTCAGAGAATTTTCAGGGGTAACTAACGCCAAACTACTCAAGAAAAAAGCTAAGGCCCTCAAAGAAATATGGGAAATTGAAGCTAGAACGTTGGCTGCCAAAAACAAACGGAATAAGTGGTTGTCAATACGCGTTACGGAGGAGGAGTATGAGTCGATTTCTAAACAGGCACAGGAGGAGGGGTTGGACATATCTAACTACATTAGAAAGAGACTGGGCCTGGAGTATAGGTCGTGA
- the fbp gene encoding fructose-1,6-bisphosphate aldolase/phosphatase, which yields MAVGEKITLSVIKADIGGWPGHSRVHPQLIETAEEILSKAKEEGTIMDFYVAYAGDDLQLIMTHKKGVDSPEIHGLAWDAFKAATEVAKELGLYGAGQDLLKDAFSGNVRGLGPGVAEMEFTLRKSEPVVTFHMDKTEPGAFNLPIFRMFADPFNTAGLVIDPKMHMGFRFEVWDILKHKRVILNTPEELYDLLALIGAKSRYVIKRVYPKEGHPLPKDEPVAVVSTEKLYEVAGEYVGKDDPVAIVRAQSGLPALGEVLEPFAFPHLVSGWMRGSHNGPIMPVSMCDANPTRFDGPPRVVALGWQISPKGELVGPVDLFDDPAFEYARQKALEITEYMRRHGPFEPHRLPLEEMEYTTLPGVLKRLEERFEDIE from the coding sequence ATGGCAGTTGGTGAGAAGATCACACTTAGCGTTATCAAAGCGGACATCGGCGGCTGGCCGGGACACTCCAGGGTTCATCCTCAGCTTATAGAGACTGCAGAGGAAATCCTCAGCAAGGCCAAAGAGGAAGGAACGATAATGGACTTCTACGTTGCCTACGCCGGCGATGACCTTCAGCTCATAATGACTCACAAAAAGGGCGTTGACAGTCCCGAGATTCATGGTCTCGCTTGGGATGCCTTTAAAGCTGCCACTGAAGTTGCGAAAGAGCTCGGACTCTACGGAGCCGGTCAGGACCTTCTCAAGGACGCGTTCAGCGGAAACGTCCGCGGACTTGGACCGGGTGTTGCCGAGATGGAGTTCACCCTTAGAAAGAGCGAGCCCGTAGTCACCTTCCACATGGACAAGACGGAACCAGGTGCCTTCAATCTGCCCATATTCAGGATGTTTGCAGACCCGTTCAACACGGCCGGACTGGTCATTGACCCCAAGATGCACATGGGCTTCAGGTTCGAAGTCTGGGACATCCTTAAGCACAAGCGCGTCATCCTCAACACGCCCGAGGAGCTCTACGACCTACTGGCACTCATCGGTGCCAAGAGCCGCTACGTTATCAAGCGCGTTTATCCAAAGGAGGGTCACCCGCTCCCAAAGGACGAGCCCGTTGCCGTTGTGAGCACTGAGAAGCTCTACGAGGTCGCTGGAGAATACGTCGGCAAGGACGATCCCGTCGCGATAGTCAGGGCCCAGAGCGGGCTTCCTGCCCTCGGTGAAGTCCTTGAGCCCTTCGCCTTCCCGCACCTCGTCAGCGGCTGGATGCGCGGGAGCCACAACGGCCCGATAATGCCCGTTTCAATGTGCGACGCCAACCCGACCAGGTTCGACGGCCCGCCGAGGGTCGTAGCACTCGGCTGGCAGATAAGCCCGAAGGGAGAGCTCGTCGGTCCGGTTGACCTATTCGACGACCCTGCCTTCGAGTACGCAAGGCAGAAGGCCCTGGAGATAACAGAGTACATGCGCAGGCACGGACCCTTCGAGCCGCACCGTCTACCTCTGGAGGAGATGGAGTACACCACCCTTCCGGGCGTCCTTAAGAGGCTTGAAGAAAGGTTTGAGGACATCGAATGA
- a CDS encoding DNA adenine methylase, whose amino-acid sequence MDRRRYSMAEPILKWAGGKRQILHEIVALMPEDFRNRTFHEPFFGGGAVTFWMEPKKGTINDINPKLINFYVVVRDHVDELIEDAKRHKNEKEYFYKARAEFNEIVRNGFEIPNIRLASLLLYLNKTAFNGLYRENRKGEFNVPFGRYKNPKIVDEERLRKASEVLRNLEIYNEDFTYILKVAKPGDLVYFDPPYHPVSETASFTSYSKEDFSKEDQERLRDVCLELHERGVYFILSNSYVKPVRELYEGIEEFEVLKIYAKRPINSKADRRGEVPEMLVTNVPTELRVGRERAKLLVNNGRSRTLVAPKSLVEYLTIAERST is encoded by the coding sequence ATGGATAGGAGGAGGTACTCGATGGCAGAACCCATCCTTAAGTGGGCTGGAGGAAAGAGACAGATACTCCATGAAATCGTTGCATTAATGCCAGAAGACTTTAGAAATAGAACATTCCATGAGCCGTTTTTTGGCGGCGGTGCGGTTACTTTTTGGATGGAGCCCAAGAAGGGGACTATAAACGACATAAATCCCAAACTCATAAACTTTTATGTTGTCGTCAGAGACCATGTTGACGAACTAATTGAAGATGCAAAGAGGCACAAAAACGAGAAGGAGTACTTCTACAAGGCTCGTGCTGAGTTTAATGAGATAGTCAGAAACGGATTTGAGATTCCAAATATCAGACTCGCGAGCCTGCTTTTATACTTAAATAAAACTGCCTTCAACGGATTGTACCGGGAGAACAGAAAAGGGGAGTTCAACGTTCCATTTGGCAGATATAAAAACCCTAAGATAGTGGATGAAGAACGACTCAGAAAGGCCAGTGAAGTTTTGAGAAATCTAGAGATTTACAACGAAGACTTCACTTATATCCTAAAAGTCGCCAAGCCAGGGGATCTGGTTTATTTTGATCCTCCTTATCACCCGGTTTCAGAAACTGCCAGTTTTACTAGCTATTCAAAAGAAGACTTCAGCAAAGAAGACCAGGAGCGCCTTAGAGATGTGTGTCTTGAGCTCCATGAGAGAGGAGTCTACTTCATCCTGAGCAACTCCTATGTAAAGCCAGTTCGTGAGCTGTATGAGGGGATAGAGGAGTTTGAAGTACTCAAGATCTACGCAAAGAGGCCAATAAACTCAAAAGCTGACCGTAGAGGTGAAGTGCCAGAGATGCTTGTTACAAATGTTCCCACAGAATTACGAGTGGGTCGTGAAAGAGCAAAGCTTCTCGTAAACAACGGTAGATCAAGGACTTTGGTAGCCCCTAAGTCGCTTGTTGAATATTTAACTATCGCAGAGCGATCTACTTAA
- the taw3 gene encoding tRNA(Phe) 7-((3-amino-3-carboxypropyl)-4-demethylwyosine(37)-N(4))-methyltransferase Taw3 produces MKAKREALKSLFTAMKDGKVDEDIIELLLLINSIKGIYTTSSCSGRIDIIEEPALGAKPLSRWLVKVHRPIEFEEAKEALKDAKNGLIFLKSQPPIFHVVAEDIERAKKLHEIGLTSGFKYTTFKVISNRYLVEINATEYLTAPLGKDGKVLVSDDYLRFAIEVGNSMLKRSKGRLPRLGENFRKLREEVGEDGLFYELVRDFEIEKNWRIP; encoded by the coding sequence ATGAAAGCAAAGCGAGAGGCCCTCAAAAGCCTGTTCACCGCGATGAAAGATGGAAAGGTGGACGAGGACATAATAGAACTGCTCCTGCTCATCAACTCCATCAAGGGGATTTACACCACAAGCTCCTGCTCGGGAAGGATAGACATAATCGAGGAGCCGGCCCTTGGGGCGAAGCCCCTCTCCCGGTGGCTGGTAAAGGTCCACAGGCCCATCGAATTTGAAGAAGCCAAAGAGGCCCTCAAAGACGCGAAGAACGGTCTAATATTCCTTAAAAGCCAGCCGCCGATATTCCACGTTGTTGCCGAAGACATAGAACGGGCCAAGAAGCTCCATGAGATCGGATTGACCAGCGGCTTCAAGTACACGACATTTAAGGTCATCTCCAACCGCTACCTCGTCGAGATAAACGCCACCGAGTACCTGACGGCACCCCTCGGGAAGGACGGAAAAGTGCTCGTGAGTGATGACTACCTTCGCTTCGCCATCGAGGTCGGCAACTCCATGCTGAAACGCTCGAAAGGAAGACTCCCGCGGCTAGGGGAGAACTTCAGAAAGCTGAGGGAAGAGGTTGGCGAAGATGGGCTGTTCTACGAGCTTGTTAGGGATTTTGAAATAGAAAAGAACTGGAGAATTCCCTAG
- the arcC gene encoding carbamate kinase, whose protein sequence is MKKRVVIALGGNAILQRGQKGTYEEQMENVRKTAKQIADIIEKGYEVVITHGNGPQVGALLLHMDAGQQVHGIPAQPMDVAGAMTQGQIGYMIQQAIANELRRRGVERPVATIVTQTLVDKDDPAFQNPSKPVGPFYDEETAKKLAKEKGWTVIEDAGRGWRRVVPSPDPKGHVEAPVIVDLVEKGFIVIASGGGGVPVIEENGQLRGVEAVIDKDLAGERLAEEVKADIFMILTDVNGAAINFGKPDEKWLGEVTVEELRRYYEEGHFKKGSMGPKVLAAIRFIEWGGERAIIASLDRAVEALEGKTGTQVVRG, encoded by the coding sequence ATGAAAAAGAGAGTGGTCATAGCCCTTGGCGGTAACGCAATCCTTCAGCGAGGCCAAAAAGGTACCTACGAGGAGCAAATGGAGAACGTGAGAAAAACAGCTAAGCAGATAGCAGATATAATAGAGAAAGGCTACGAGGTCGTCATCACCCACGGAAACGGGCCGCAGGTTGGCGCTCTTCTCCTTCACATGGACGCCGGCCAGCAGGTTCATGGCATCCCGGCCCAGCCCATGGACGTTGCCGGGGCCATGACACAGGGTCAGATAGGATACATGATCCAGCAGGCGATAGCGAACGAGCTGAGGAGGAGAGGAGTTGAGAGGCCGGTGGCGACGATAGTAACTCAGACCCTTGTGGACAAGGACGACCCCGCCTTCCAGAACCCGAGCAAGCCAGTCGGTCCGTTCTACGACGAGGAAACCGCCAAGAAGCTCGCTAAGGAGAAGGGCTGGACGGTCATTGAGGATGCCGGGAGGGGATGGAGGAGAGTTGTCCCCAGTCCCGATCCAAAGGGCCACGTCGAGGCGCCGGTGATAGTCGACCTCGTAGAGAAGGGCTTTATCGTCATAGCCAGCGGTGGCGGAGGTGTTCCAGTAATAGAAGAGAACGGCCAGCTCAGGGGCGTCGAGGCCGTTATAGACAAGGACCTGGCCGGCGAGAGGCTGGCCGAGGAGGTAAAAGCCGATATATTCATGATTCTGACCGATGTGAACGGTGCAGCGATAAACTTCGGTAAGCCTGATGAGAAGTGGCTTGGAGAGGTCACCGTGGAGGAGCTGAGGCGCTATTATGAGGAAGGGCACTTCAAGAAGGGCAGCATGGGTCCAAAGGTTTTAGCAGCCATAAGGTTCATCGAGTGGGGCGGTGAGAGGGCTATCATAGCATCTTTAGACAGGGCCGTTGAAGCCCTGGAAGGAAAGACTGGAACGCAGGTTGTTAGAGGCTGA
- a CDS encoding phytoene desaturase family protein, whose translation MRAVVIGSGIGGLLTSSFLAKSGYEVTVLEKAPYIGGRFTNLNYKGFGLSTGAFHMLPHGEDGPLAYLLKLLGANVTIVNSDPKGMIFYEGKTFHYRDGWKYLSWRERARAMKLLADVKRNKLPTGEEAEMSGREWIREKLGDNEFVDLFIKSFLGWADSILDVPAGELAREIKAALKWGGPGLVKGGCKSVTGELAGLTEKNGGRILTRKKAVEIDPEEKRVFTADNEEFTYDILISNVGIKETVELIGRDNFDRDYLKRVDSLRPSEGIKYNVALKGEPRIGNTVVFTLDTERINGYNEPSSISPELAPEGYTLIMLHHALQSRNVRAEQRKGIEDIYKIFPNLDEEGEILLIQTYLDGNPVNRVASGQTVEDFPIRDVYIVGDAYKLPGGIEVDGIALGVMRTLERLGLGSFSEWYL comes from the coding sequence ATGAGGGCAGTGGTCATAGGCTCTGGAATCGGAGGGCTTTTGACTTCCTCCTTCCTCGCCAAGAGCGGCTACGAAGTTACGGTCCTCGAGAAGGCACCTTACATCGGTGGTCGCTTCACAAATCTGAACTACAAAGGCTTTGGCCTCTCCACCGGGGCATTCCACATGCTTCCACACGGAGAGGACGGGCCCTTAGCTTATCTTCTCAAGCTCCTCGGTGCGAACGTCACGATAGTGAACTCCGACCCAAAGGGCATGATCTTCTACGAGGGGAAGACCTTCCACTACCGCGACGGCTGGAAGTATCTAAGCTGGCGTGAGAGGGCCAGGGCGATGAAACTTCTTGCGGATGTAAAGAGAAACAAACTACCAACCGGCGAAGAGGCAGAGATGAGCGGGAGGGAGTGGATAAGGGAGAAACTCGGCGACAACGAGTTCGTTGATCTCTTCATCAAAAGCTTCCTCGGCTGGGCCGACAGCATTCTTGACGTTCCCGCTGGAGAGCTAGCGAGGGAGATAAAGGCCGCTTTGAAATGGGGCGGACCTGGTCTCGTTAAGGGTGGCTGTAAATCTGTAACTGGCGAGCTGGCGGGGCTCACCGAGAAAAACGGTGGAAGAATCCTCACGAGGAAGAAGGCCGTCGAGATTGACCCAGAGGAAAAGAGGGTTTTCACGGCCGACAACGAGGAATTCACCTATGATATTCTGATTTCCAACGTTGGAATAAAGGAGACCGTCGAGCTCATAGGAAGGGACAACTTCGACCGGGATTACCTAAAGCGCGTTGACTCGCTTAGACCGAGCGAGGGTATAAAGTACAACGTCGCCCTAAAGGGCGAACCGAGGATAGGGAACACCGTCGTCTTCACCCTTGACACGGAGAGGATAAACGGCTACAACGAGCCGTCCAGTATTTCCCCGGAGCTTGCCCCTGAGGGGTACACACTGATAATGCTCCACCACGCCCTCCAGAGCAGAAACGTCAGGGCCGAGCAGAGGAAGGGAATCGAGGACATCTACAAGATCTTCCCGAACCTCGACGAGGAGGGAGAAATCCTTCTAATCCAGACTTACCTCGACGGAAACCCCGTAAACAGGGTCGCCAGTGGACAAACTGTGGAAGACTTCCCGATTCGGGATGTTTACATCGTCGGCGACGCCTACAAGCTCCCCGGCGGAATCGAGGTTGATGGCATAGCCCTCGGAGTGATGAGAACCCTTGAAAGGCTCGGTCTCGGCAGTTTCTCGGAATGGTATCTCTGA
- a CDS encoding EVE domain-containing protein, producing the protein MAYWLCITNRDNWEVVKKKNVWGVAKRHKNTIAKVKPGDKLVFYVKQERKDKEILEPKIVGIFEVVSEPYTDSSRIFKSPPHLNETYSLRIKIKPLKLGELDFKPLIPKLKFITNKKKWSGHLMGKAMREIPEEDYKLIESLL; encoded by the coding sequence ATGGCCTACTGGCTATGCATCACTAATCGCGACAATTGGGAGGTTGTTAAGAAAAAGAACGTCTGGGGAGTTGCGAAGAGGCACAAAAACACTATCGCCAAAGTCAAGCCCGGAGATAAACTCGTCTTTTACGTCAAGCAGGAGCGGAAGGATAAGGAAATTCTCGAACCAAAGATCGTGGGCATCTTTGAGGTTGTTAGCGAGCCTTACACAGACTCAAGCAGAATCTTCAAGAGTCCTCCTCACCTAAACGAGACCTACTCGCTAAGGATAAAGATCAAGCCCCTAAAGCTCGGCGAGCTCGACTTCAAGCCGCTCATTCCAAAGCTGAAGTTCATCACGAACAAGAAGAAGTGGAGTGGCCACCTGATGGGCAAAGCCATGAGGGAAATTCCCGAGGAAGATTATAAGCTGATTGAAAGCCTGCTTTGA
- a CDS encoding lipoate--protein ligase family protein, with amino-acid sequence MRFIPLIVARPEVQMAIDEAIMIARIEGKVPDTVRLYAFSPSSVTIGRFQSVRHDVNLEEARKLGIPVVRRITGGGSVFHDEFGEITYSVVIGEDFHPFLRNVESSYRYLAGPLVDALKELGLEAGFSGLNDVIANGKKISGSAQTRRKGVILQHGTFMYSTRVEILGTVLRVSKEKLRDKGISSIWERVTTLEREGIKLNRWEAYELLKQSFFNAFPLEEGELTDYELELAEKLVEERYGNPQWNEMR; translated from the coding sequence ATGAGGTTCATCCCACTCATAGTTGCCAGGCCAGAGGTCCAGATGGCCATAGACGAGGCCATAATGATCGCTAGAATCGAAGGAAAGGTTCCCGACACCGTAAGGCTTTACGCTTTCAGCCCAAGTTCAGTAACCATAGGGCGCTTTCAGAGCGTGAGGCACGACGTGAACCTTGAAGAGGCGAGGAAGCTTGGTATTCCTGTGGTACGAAGGATTACAGGAGGCGGAAGCGTCTTCCACGACGAGTTCGGCGAGATAACCTACTCGGTTGTCATCGGTGAGGACTTTCACCCCTTCCTCAGGAACGTCGAGAGCAGCTACCGTTATTTGGCCGGCCCACTGGTCGATGCCCTGAAGGAACTCGGCCTTGAAGCGGGTTTTTCCGGCCTGAACGACGTCATAGCGAACGGAAAGAAGATCAGCGGCTCGGCTCAGACCAGGAGAAAAGGAGTGATTTTACAGCACGGAACCTTCATGTACTCTACGAGGGTAGAGATTCTCGGAACGGTTCTGAGGGTTTCGAAGGAAAAGCTCAGAGACAAAGGGATATCAAGTATATGGGAGCGCGTTACAACGCTGGAGCGAGAGGGGATAAAGCTCAACCGCTGGGAGGCCTACGAGCTGCTCAAGCAAAGCTTCTTCAATGCCTTTCCGCTGGAGGAAGGAGAGCTCACCGACTACGAGCTTGAGCTGGCCGAAAAGCTGGTTGAGGAGAGATACGGAAACCCGCAGTGGAACGAGATGCGCTAG